aactgtggTGACTGCAGAAAGTTAATAAGGAATTATATATTTAGACGGGAGAATATTCTATTAACAGAAATGGaagtgtttttgtaatttaggAGATAAAATTGCAAAGAATTCATTACTTAATATAGACTTTAAAAggaagatagataaaaaaaaatctgctatcAAATACAGATTTTAGAATTAGAAGCAGATGCTTGAAACACTTAATGTAGATTGTAATACTTACGGCAGTAAAACACATGAACAGGTAAAACTGTACGGAAAAGGATAGAGATGTATGAAATGTGGGGTACTAAAGGAGGTCATAGAAAATCAAATGTAACCATCAACCTCATGTTTGCTGTacataatctaaattgaaaaatCTTTGATGACATCAAATGATTAAATTTCCCATACATCTGGTTCGATGAAAATGCATAACCTGTAAATAGTTAAACAACAAACCAAAGTCaggtttatttgaaataatgaaatttgaaattttcaactGCTTTCTTCATTGAATGTAAATTGCAATTCATATCATATGAAATACATTTGATATTTGCTCTGCAAATAAAACTTCGGTCTGTTGATGAGAGAAACTTGCTGTTTTATGAGCACCAACCATTACTATCATGGGGAAAGCAACTTAACTAAATGGGATTTTGTTAACAgtttccaaaatcaaatttatatgataataaaagatgaccatttataaaattttgacgcttatcatattctttttattcattagCTAAAAAAGAGAGGCTTTTCAAAGATGACTCTTTCACCTCATCTTTGAATTGAATCGACCAGCATTCAAATTTTTCAGGTTTGAGAAATGGTAGTAATTTATGGGTGTCAAATATGGCACATGTAAAAGCgctctggggtaaaagacaaaagattgggttatagtttctgtggactttattcatataatttactaaaaatcaaattctctacaagtcttGTTTTAAAGCTGAATGTGTTTATCACCTATTTGAAAGGGTTATTTTACACTAAACATAAGTGTTTTTTGACTCCAATCTTTTATCTTTAacctgaaattttatgaaaatgactaaaaatacaactttggagtttattttttttcaatttttcaggttggAATTTATATAAATCCACCAAATTGATTCCATAATTAGGGTACCAAGAATTGCAGAccgatttaattttactgaagaagcCAAATCAGGGGGAAATTATTCGCAAGCCCATACTCAACTATAAAGCATTTCTGATCCTCTGTATgagctttcttctttatttttactagtagaaaTTGTTGCAACATGGCCTGTAAGTTTGTTTACATTCTTCATAACTCCTactttggatatatatatatatatataatctcctgtatttgtgtgtgtgggGCACACATATtccttttttgaatgtaatttgtttaGTTTGTTGTTTGTAAATTTGTAGTTAAGGTTCCttttaaatatggttttaaaaaaaatttgatacaagtACTGAAGGATTTACaaagaatgaaacaaactttcagctaaatatgaagaaaaaagtaaatggtgGTAGTAAAGAAgaacgttcatataaacagaaGGTCAGAAATGCTATGTGTAGTTGATTCAGCTAGTATTGCTGATCTACTTTTCTTATGAGCAACAAGTACATGGaatcatataatttatacttGCTGGATTTCAgcagattttgataaaatattaaattttataactgaattaaattCAGAGTTTGGTAGAAGTCAACAGcattattatacttttacaactagaagaattaattatttttgacaagattattttacagaagtatattttacttttccagcTATTAGCCAGAGAAACCTTATCAAATCCTCTTTCTGTAGCAAATTCTGTATTTCAGGTGCAGCAGAATACGATAAAAATGCAACAATCACAACAGAATTCATGTCATTCTTCGTTAATGGTGTCTCAACAGCAACCATCATCACAACCTTGCTCATGTCTTCCAAATCCATCAGTAACGGAGTGCATGGACTGCAGTTATGCTCCTGAAGTTGTAAATGAACCTGTGAAAAATTGTGGATGTGCAGTAGCTGTCAATAACAAGGTTGAACAAGTTTGCTCACACAGTCCTAAAGTACCATGTGAGCTAACTTGTTCAACCGATAGATGGTTACCTTTGAAAACTCGGCAACCATCACAAGGGCCTTGTTCAAAGCATTGCATGAATGGACGATGTGCTAAAATGAATTCATTTGCATATGGTTCAAGTACATTACAGCAATTTTCATTTCCAGCAGTGaacaatcaaaaacaaaacagatcaaTATTACTAAAAAACTGTATACCATCAAATTTATCTAGGATGTGTGTATCTGATATGCAGGAGGCACATAGtatgaaaaaatcacaaaatcagTTTCAATCGATGGCAGCATCCAGTTTACCAAGAAGACAACAAcaggtaacaaatttttcatgaaataaaaatagatttagttAATTAAGGTAAAATTCACTAATATGAGGCCAAAGAAACAACCAGAAATTTATTCTGTGCGAGCTTTATTGGCAGTCGGGATATAGTGGTTATTATTGAAAATGCATTTGGACACGTTTCCCAATTTTCTATTCTTTCTGTAGCCCgtgttgaaaaatgtatttaaaaaaagtatattacaatTATCTTTGACTATTAAGCACATGAGTTTGATAGTGAGTTTTTGTTGTCTATTTCTGATTGATTTTGATGATTCTtgatatatgagtatataaataCATGCACACAAACAATCCCTATTCTCCTGTAACTGGACAGCTCTGTGCAACTACGTCTTTACAATAAGATAACTTTGACAAAGTGCACaacacaagaaaatattaaataaataaattttttctctttaggaACATACTGATGTGACCTAATGACAAGTAGCTTTTGAATGTGATGTATTGGCTTTGATAATATTGCTATTTGTTTCTTTCCacttcaaaaaagaaatgaatgcggttgaaaaaattaatctattgcaGGAATCAttagtaagaaaaagtaaaatttgctgTTAACACGCTCAAGAAAGATTGCTGTTTTctaatattgtcatttttaatatatttagtccTCCaacttaaagtaaatttattttacatacattgtGTAGTATTCtctaacaatttcattttaagttaatggattattttacaacaaaaatactttataacctgttaatgttaattatatgaattgttataatattactattaagaattatagttgttatttaattatatttatctgttaatgaagtataaaatttattaatgtgataCATAGTGGATGTAAtggcattcattttatttttctaatttaacattCATTCCAAGTAGTTAGTATTAATACCGATTACTGAATGGCCAAATAGAATTTCATATTATAGTATCAGTATAATAACTGGGTTACAAAtatgtgaatattaatttaacCACTTTATTTtagtctaataattaattttaaataaattttttatacaatacaaattttttgttctgtttcattTTCAGAATGGAAATGACTGTTTGtctgcaaaaaaatattgtttagtttgTGGAGTTGAAGTGAAAACTGGAAATAAATTTGGAAGTTCATTTGCAAAtgtaagacttaaaaaaatttatataagttatattcAAAATATCACTACAGATTTCTTTTGTCtccactaaatttattaaaatgaagaagAGGAATATTTTAGTACAGTAATTTCAAACAATACATTTTGAGTAAAAGGATATCAGGACTGGCAATATAACATAAGCAAGTTTAAAGAGTCAGTACAGATTAGAAAATGTATAAGAGCCTACTTacttatactgaaattttaagatgCTGGCTGTAATACAGAGTGGAAAAAAGATTAACAGGGTTTTAAAGCTACTTAATATATCTAATCTTaacttacaataataaatcacaggtaaaatgaaagagtaactctttAAGTTTTTTGTAACTATTCAATGTGAGCACGTTTTATCATGCAGCCCACATATTACTACTGATAGGAGAGTTTGTTTCATACTTTCAGCGTGTCTGAAGTGATAAGGATCTTGTATATGTGCCTCTGCTACCTAATAAACCCATCTGACTTGGAATTCAGGATGAAGCAGATGTCGTTTCTATTACTCCAGACATGCTGACTAAAGTATGGAACAAACTCTTCTATCAGTAGTATGTGGGCCATGTGATAAAAAGTGCTCACATTGAATActtcaaaaaaactaaattggATGGGTTTATTAGGTAGCAGAGGCACATATACAACATCCTTAttaaaaccccaaagaaaaaaaatcaaatgggtggaggTCTGCATGTCTTGGAGACCACTGAAAACAAGCTCTGTTATTGGGTCCATGCTGACCAATCCAGCAGTTGGGGAAAATATCATTCGACTGATCCCAGACAGGGATACATCTGATCCCAGATTACTAAAGAATATACGGAACTTGCAAGTGTGCTTCAAGTTATATAAGcaacataactgaaaaaaaaagtttaataatattgctacatatttttatcgatattgtcttagaaaaattttgtgagatttttataaagcttaaaatatttttaaagcaaaagcTCTAGAAATGATAAAATACCAGTGGttatagttgtatttatttagtaactttGTGCAGTGTAACACTGGATGTAGTTTTCATGTCACAATAAAACTTAGTTTtatggaaaagtaaaataattactaaacacAGCTGAGTAATGATTTAATTggtgtaatcatttttatttattgacttcattcactcattttttgtttgtttatgtttttatcaaaGTTATCAGAGATAACTTGCTGTTCAAAGAGTATAGTTCtactatttcttttaaagtagtaatggtattaattttatgattatatttttttttaccattaactCATATCTTATGTAATAgtctttgatttcatttttagaatGACAGTAACTCTTACCAAAATGGAGGACTTTTTTTTCCACCGCATACTCGACAAAGTTTTCAAGTATGTGGTGGAAAAAAATCTTATTCCGAAAATGGATTTGTAAATTCACGTGGATGTGTAAGTATCTTGTaacatttgtattaaaaagattaataatacccTAATTCACATTTTCCATTCCTTTTATGAATTTAAGCTAAAAAAACACCCGGAAAAGTGTTGCTTGTGAATGCTATGCTACAACGGAAtactaattaagaagaaaattaagaagggagaatatgaaaatatgtacatCAGTAGAAAATGATTCCTACTAATAACGTTAAAGAAATGATTCTACTcttgattataattttgaaatacaggTCCCTAGATAGCCAGCCGTACTCTTCCTTGATCAATTCAAATTAATTGGTAtcaacataatttcataaaaatcaattcatCCATTTTAAAGATTGCAAGGAAAACATCAgacaaaaaaggcaaaaaaattaggtttattagCTTGTACCcttgagtaaaataatataattgcttAGATATAGAGCTAAAATGGCTCAGCTGTTGAAATATTTACCAGAGCACAACCCTGGTTTGTTTTTACaggttttatataaacaataaaaagccttttgttgtttattaaagcatttcctgcattgcttttttttatttttttatttaatcatgttCTTTGGGTTTTATAGTGCAGTGTCCTCTGTGCTGCAGTGTGGTGTGTTAGGTTATTGACTCTTGCTATTACTATCAAATGGAAGAAGCGATTCAGCAGCCAGCTAAAAATCATAgtgaaatttcttttgtatttttataaagtactgGGTATTGACCAGCACAATCTGATGAACGTGAAGgaacattttttacttaacattaaGTGTTTTATGTTCCTTTAGATAGTAAGAAAATAACGATCTCCACAATCCACACCTTTCATAAAGTCTGTAGTTCACACTTAGAAGTGATGTATGTTGTTTTTTATGAcacttaagtaaaaaaatgacCATACCATTTttgagtaaatataattttattttggagtataTATGATTAACTTTTCTtacaactttatatttattagtcattattcCATTAGCATATTATGTTGCGGTTTAGTCTTCTTACATTTTGAACTTCACTGCAGGTAGGTTCTGTAACCtatctataattttttccattgcaattattaatcttaaattttagcCTGTGGTTCCATGAGAGAATACATTGTCATCCTGtagttatcttttttgttttttctatattctaCTGCACTTGCATACATAATCACCATAAAACCATCACCCCGTAGAAGTAAGTTCTTTAGTAAAACAGTAAGTCTCGAGCATTTTATTGTTCATGCATTACTTTAAAGATGATTGTTTAAAGCATTACTTTATGAAGATGATGTGTGACATTGTAtccttttttatgaattgtagacataccataattataattaatcaatagAGATTCATAAACCGGAAAAACATTACCAATTAAATAAGTGATGCATCTTGTAATAGTCTTGAAAGTTGTTTATCCTTTATCGTTCCAGTAGGAAAGAAAAGACCAGTatatgtagtagtagtagtagtagtacaacTACTGTCAGTTCTTTAAAGCGTGtattatacatgattttttgGGTCTTTGGCAGCAATTTGTGATCCGTATGTATtagttttgttacaaatattttcaataaaatatcttgtGAACGTTGTAATAGTTGATTGGTTGCGTGTCTGCagcaaatataaaaagaagaaatttttttctctggAAAATGGGATATTTATAATGACCTGGTTCTGGGTTATTACCCCTCAATGTGATATACAACTTAAAAGAGTAATGTATGATAGGAAATATGacagaaaaatttctatttcagaaAAAGCAATAAAACATGATACTGATTAAGAAGGGAAGAGTAATTTCATGCATTATAATAATTCAGGAATAAGATATGTATGACCTCTGGTAGGTTATAATAGATTATTCACTGAGTGCAGGGGctcacattttatgaaaatttgtttcatggttATTAGACTATGGTCACTAAACCTGGGTTATATATTCTAGTTACTGGACTTACCCAAAGTTATCCgttcagaatataattttaactttcattcAGAAAAGAAAGTTTGTTACCGTCACTGATACCATAAATGTGTCAGAAAGGTTATGTGTCATAAGTTCTAAGAAAGGTTATTAAGTTCTAAGAATTTTTGAGACAAGCTTCCTTAGTTGGCGAATAGAAATCCCGTAGAATTGACTTTGAGTTTACTGAGCGATCCTGGATATTGTTCATGGTtgcaaattaacaaaatgtacCAGTAACCATACCTCTTTGAGTGCATCCCTAGGTAACTGACAGAGAGAAGCTCATCAGATATCCACAATTTGTAGGCATGCATGACAGCATTTTCATCTGTAAACCATATTACTCTActccaaaatttataatattctgaaCCTTGAAAAAAATCCATACACATGAACAGTTAATCTTAAGatattatgaaatatgaatattatattatgaaataattataaaaatataaaataaaataaaaaaattacaattataaaattatcgtataatattatcttatataattcttttttgttttattttaagagtgGAGATTGTGGTTGCAACTCGAGAGACATTTATGATTTGTGTGAAAATGGAAATGCAAATGAATGTAAATCAGCAGCAAATTCATATTTAAAGGTAAGACGCCACAATGTTTACATTAATATGGTAACAATAAGCTAAATATTAGGCAAgtatatgaaaacttttaagctgtttataaattaatagaaatagatGTGTGGAATTAAGAGAATTTTTGCAATTGGGACATCCTGACTCCAGTATCAGGGAGAAAACTCTCCTCACTTTGCTGGCCCACATTAGCTCCAGCATTGCACATTATGAAGGTTCCTCAGTTATGTTGTTGTATTCTActactattaataaaatcaaagaaaacttCCTGGCTCTTTTGTTAAGTGTAAAGATTCAGtaattgttaaaaacttttttctgataattgTAATGATGTTACTTACTACAGGTACTTTAAACAACtattaaatgtgttaaaaatgtaagaagtttaattttgtttacactaGGATTTGATTATGGTGGATACTTGGTTACTTATTGTCAAGTAAGCCGTATTCTTaccttatgtattattttatacataattaaatttttttttttaatgaaatgatctCTATGAGAAGCATTCAGAAAGTTTTCTGCGtgacagaaaaacaaatttttttttatttttacacattttgtaATTCCTTACATTTAGACTTTACATCTTTAGGCTTATTTAGACTTTTCAACCTTTTTATACTTTCAGTATAATGTTATTTGTCCCACTCTGCAAAGTAAATGGACTGctcatatacatttatatatatacataagtactggaggatataaatataagtttttttatgcCCTGCCATATTCCCTTGATTCAGTTAGGATTCCTGATCTACTTTACCAATGGACAAGTTTTTGAGACAAGCTTCCTTAGTTGGCGAATAGAAATCCCTGTAGAATTGACTTTGAGTTTACTGAGTGATCCTGGATATTGTTCTTGGTTGCAAGTTAACTAAAAGTACCAATAACCATACCTCTTTGAGTCCATCCCTAGATAACCGGCAGAGAGAAGCTCATCAGACATCCACAATTTGTAGGCATGCATGACAGCATTTTCATCTGTAAACCATATTACTCTACTccaaaatctataattttttgaacCTTGCAAATAATTCATACACATGAACAGTTAAACTTaagatattatgaaataattataaaaatataaaataaaataaaaaaattacaattataatatttcttataattttattttatataattcttttttgttttatttaagagtGGAGATTGTGGTTGCAACTCAAGAGAGGTTTATGATTTGTGTGAAAATGGAAATGGGTATGAAAATGGATATGTAAACGAATGTAAATCGGCAGCAAATTCATATTTAAAGGTAAGACGCTACAATGTTTAGATTAATATGGTAACAATAAGctaaatattataagtaactttttttttaaagcaaagaagttataaaaatgtagagAATGACAAGTATATGAAAACTTTTAacctgtttataaattattagaaatagaaGTGTGGAATTAAgagatatgtaaattaaataacaaacacaTATTCATCATGGAAATATATCCTTGGGTTCTGCATCAGTTGctgtgtttgttatttatttaatacatgttTTTTGCATTACCTTAATTGCTCTTTcaccatgcagttaataaaggaaaatatacccTCGGCTTCTGCAATTAATACTCatagtttatttaatgtattttattataacatctaCTATATACTGTTGATAACATCATCATTAGTTCAGGATTCCACAACTGCAATCTTAATGTATCTAAAGTTAGCTAGTCGAATaccaaacaacaaaatatttcatataaagtaataaaatacaataaaatttatagatgCAACAGTTTATTTTGCAGGTCAATCAATATATATCTGCTAAACAAATTAAACGATGTGAAAGATAATGCGAAGgtggattatatttttttgaagttcatTAATCATATCCTAAACACCTCTGCAAGTCGACCTCTGTGGTGCGACTGGTAGTagcgtttcggtctttcatccagagcctcgggtttgaatcctggtcagacatggcattttcacatgctacaaaaattttcattcatcttatcctctgaagcaacatcTAAtagtggtcccgaaggttaaaaaaccTACATGAACACAAAAATTAACTCACACCAGAGAAAAAGTCCATTCCCAACAGTATGATTTCTCCGTTTGTTAGTGATGACAAACGtgtagagtataaaaaattattgtgcacTGTAGATGATAAAAGCAAATATGTCCtacattatagaaatttaaaattataccttcAACAGGGGTTAGTGCTGTTGAAAATACATTGAGCtgtttgttttaatcaatctCCATGATTGAAAGATTGTTGAGAAAAATTTCAACACGTAGTGTGGTACAAGACATAagattgaaaaaagtatataaactaCTAATCAGCAGTGtttattgaaaaactattaaaattttaagaaaacgaaTCAATATGTGTTTAGGTAATGACAAAGATACGTTTAAAATACTACACATAAGTCCAAGAGTATTAAATTTATGGAAACTATATGGCGGAGTATcaatgttgaaaatataattattttcttcaatctaATGTAGGTTAAATATGGATTTATCCTGCATTAGGTTTAATCCATATTAAACCTATATGTAGGTTTAATCATAATGGATTTGGCTAAATTAATCATGTATGATTATCGCTACAACCACTTTTTACCAGACAAATCTTTAACATATAAATGACACCACAAACACtatccatatataaataaattcgataCGGGTGTAGAAATTAGAATCGCTGTAAATCAGCCGGATGTATATACTGTTCCCAGCGATTATTTTTTGATCATTTGTGGGGAAACTTGTAGGCGGAAATGGGAAAAAAATCATCAGATTTAGTAGATTTTGCCAGTGCATTTTTATTTGATGAGATTAAGTATCTTATAAATGGTTAAGAAGTAGCTGGCACTATAAACATGGGTGTAACGATTATGAAAATGCGATTTCAATAACAAAATCTTTACTTTCATTGGCTGAAAGAGCTGGGTGGTTgaatggtgaaaataaaatttacacgaaCAATGATGGTAATTTTACTTTCTGTATACCATTATCAATGTTGATGGGTTTtgttgaagattataaaaaagtaatcataaacAATAGACAAGAATTAGTGTTGAAACGAAGTAATAACGACATAAACGCGATATATGCTACAGTTACAGATCATAGATCTAATTGGAAATAACAGAAATTGTTTGGAGTGTACCGTATTTAAAAGCAGCGCCTGAATATCAATTGGAATTAGTTAAATTGAGAGATTTAAGAGGTGAGTATGGAATTTAGAAATTGGGAACTTCACGAATAATCCAGTAGTTcctcaaacaaattttataacatgaaatgTAAACGCAGTTGGACAAACTGCCTTATGTTATTGCAGGGTTTCAAACCAATAGGAAAGATAAAACTTGTAGACGGATCAAAATTTGATTCTTGTAACATGAGAAGTATTAAAATGGTGATGTTAAATTCAACCCTGTATTCATATGAAGATTTACGAGGGAATCAGATGTtgatgtatatatgtttatagaatttcaaaaatcatattataaaaatatcgaaTTGCCATACACATtttcagattacaaaaataattatccatTATACGTGTTGGATTATTTGCAACAAGATGATTCTATAAAAACAGGTATTGTTGATTTGAGAATATTGATACCGAAAAAATTTCAAGCCTAATGCAACAGCATAATGCTTATTAATGTACGAGAATATAGTCGCTTATTCCCcattaactgataaaataaaacaagtaattagattatatatatatatatatattatcaaaacttttttgcGTTTCGATCGCCCCACCCTTTCCTCTGTCATTCAGCAATTCATTCAGTCCCAGGGACTGTTCTATCATCTTTGTAAATAGATAGGTGAAAGGTCCCATTAAGAATCGTTCGAGCAATGCAATTGGCTGTCTGAACACTTTTTCTTTGTGTCCAGAACTGTGTACTGAGGATGACACGTGTCGTATCATATTCGCTCTACCACATCTAATATAATGAAGtgttgattttaataaacataactcGTTGATGTTAGCTTTCAATGTATATATTAGGCGTATAGATCAAGGTcacatatgtataatattaaaagttaattcataaaaaacaagtaattattttaattggcaGCTTTCTACAATGCAGGCAATCCCCGAGTAATGATTGATGTCCTCAACAGTCTAtagtatgttataaataaaatacattatacattaaagaatcattaactctgaaaatgtagttaaagattgctgtttattgtaaaaaatgtagtgaaaaaattactttatatgaaatattttgcaattaattttataaaaaagccgCAGTTGGTATTCTGGCACCGGATTTAAACtgatacaataaagaatcattaaaatgttCAGATTGCAGCCGAGGAATCTCAAACTAATTATAATGATGCCAACAATCTATAGTAgatgttataataaacaaaattaaataacaaactacGACTATTGATGCAGAATTGGAGGGTATATTTTACATGATGAATGTGCATTAATTGAGGAATTCACATAGTAAAAGgtgaatttactgaaaaaatacatgttGAAAGAGCGGTTgagatgaatgtaaaaaaaacctgcattaaataacaaaatacagcAACTGATGCAGAACCTGAGAGTTTATTTTCCATGATGAATGTGCGTTTGTTGTTAAATTTACATAGTAAAAGAGTGGATATGGTTGAAAAATATATGGTGAAATAGGGAGTTTAAAGTATGGTATCCCTTGGATGTTCcagctttctctgaaagtaaggATGACTGTTTTTTATGCAGAACCACCTGTGGTTTCTATACTACTGTCGAGAATTatatagaatcatttaattaaacttctggatttcagaaaattttgatataatattagattttataactgaattaaattCAGAGTTGTGTAGTAACtagaagatttaattttcttgacAAGATTACCTTACAGAAGTATATACTTACTTCTCCAGCTATTAGCTGGAGAAACTTTATCAAAACctattttgtaacaaattctaCTGCATTACAGGTTCAGCAAAATACGTTGAAAAAGCAGCAACCACAACAGGTTTCATTTCGTACTCCGTTAACGGTGTCTCAAGAGCAAATTATGAATGAACAGATGCCATCAACAGTAATGTCAAAAGAGTTACTATATCCTTCTTCTACAGGTATGTCACAAAGGTATCCATGCAAACAAGATGGATCACctactaaagaaattttaatggcaGAGTGCTGTTTACAAACACCATCACCACCAACACTACGTAGCTCATGTCTTTCAGATCCACCAGTAATGGGGTACATGGACTGTAGCTATGCTCCTGAAGTTGTAAATGAACCAGTGAAAAATTGTGGATGTGCACTAGCTGTCGATACTCCTAAAGTATTGTGTAAGTCACCTTGTTGTTCGGCCAATAGGTTACCTTTGACAACTCAGCAACCACGTGCTAAAATGAATTCATTCACATATCATTCAAGAGGCTTACGGCAACTATCATTTCCAGCAgtgaacaatgaaaaacaaagcaGATCAATATCATTCCTAAAAAATTCAATACCATCAAATTTATCTAGAGCGTCTACATCAGTTACTCtaaattcttttctaatgaattcAAAATTCAAGAATGTGAAAGATTCCTTGGATCTTGTGC
Above is a genomic segment from Lycorma delicatula isolate Av1 chromosome 12, ASM4794821v1, whole genome shotgun sequence containing:
- the LOC142333277 gene encoding uncharacterized protein LOC142333277 isoform X1: MQQSQQNSCHSSLMVSQQQPSSQPCSCLPNPSVTECMDCSYAPEVVNEPVKNCGCAVAVNNKVEQVCSHSPKVPCELTCSTDRWLPLKTRQPSQGPCSKHCMNGRCAKMNSFAYGSSTLQQFSFPAVNNQKQNRSILLKNCIPSNLSRMCVSDMQEAHSMKKSQNQFQSMAASSLPRRQQQNGNDCLSAKKYCLVCGVEVKTGNKFGSSFANNDSNSYQNGGLFFPPHTRQSFQVCGGKKSYSENGFVNSRGCSGDCGCNSRDIYDLCENGNANECKSAANSYLKSGDCGCNSREVYDLCENGNGYENGYVNECKSAANSYLKVQQNTLKKQQPQQVSFRTPLTVSQEQIMNEQMPSTVMSKELLYPSSTGMSQRYPCKQDGSPTKEILMAECCLQTPSPPTLRSSCLSDPPVMGYMDCSYAPEVVNEPVKNCGCALAVDTPKVLCKSPCCSANRLPLTTQQPRAKMNSFTYHSRGLRQLSFPAVNNEKQSRSISFLKNSIPSNLSRASTSVTLNSFLMNSKFKNVKDSLDLVRMMHRKTSGTNSLQSQETDSMQKSQNQSETITSTLSGSQQQQNGSDCWSKGNNCIICGSEVKNGTKFTSSFANNGNNSYQNGERPILFLKKPLTPLNLSRTISSDTLDSFIINPNFKNVKDSLDLKRMTLNRSSENSSQSLQINKMQKSQNQSQLMTTSSLTKRQQNGNDSSSTGNNCIYCGAEVKNGTKSASLFANNGNCSDNSGGISDLNENGSKNENESESVASIYLNTRTSSSARTSSMLHFLADSKAPLIQQNTLQIQQSQQSGQMPTMINISQQLLCPSTGMSQLYPCPEGREPTKEIISQCSPPQSSCSCPSDPSVMDISCAPVPVANRSSNKGPLTSSITVQQSQGLSSKSCANGPRAKGGGLCSKSTLLIYHSRALQPLSFQVVNIKKYDRSILLPKNTFKPIKPMKPLRPPLQPQRPLKPLKPPLQPQRPLKPLKPPLQPQRPLQPLKPPLQPQRPLKPLKTFKPSKPVNLSIMFTSGKISIVAPKVKEFPTLSKKKNNSCIGFQILINFQ